The Phycisphaerales bacterium genome contains a region encoding:
- the nuoF gene encoding NADH-quinone oxidoreductase subunit NuoF, which translates to MPMTGPVLTRRIPTFPYGNPQDRRTVWYEDYLKSGGYEALRQAIAQEPAAIVDQVKDSGLRGRGGAGFPCGLKWTFLPKNYEGQRYLAVNADESEPGTFKDRLILDYDPHMLLEGIAISCYACRIQTAYIYIRGEYHHQAHVLEKAIAEAYDNGIFGGKGLLGGASPFKVDCYLHRGAGAYICGEETGLLESLEGKRGWPRIKPPFPAVKGLFGKPTIINNVETLCCVPFIVEQGVGWFKSLGCESSIKGPPSYGTKLMGVSGHVNRPGVYECDLGIPLRKLVDDYCGGMRGGKKYKAAIAGGISMGVLGTDQFDAEMDFDIGRKYEVLGLGTACPTIFDEDTDMVMVARNITRFFKNESCGQCTPCREGSGWMYKLMCRIEAGEAKSKDLDLLLELAGSMGAMPGTTICGLADGNNWAVRTIVNKFRSEFEARVKPSFVPVTVGVG; encoded by the coding sequence ATGCCCATGACCGGGCCGGTGCTCACCCGGCGCATCCCCACGTTTCCCTACGGCAACCCGCAAGACCGCCGCACCGTCTGGTACGAAGACTACCTCAAGTCCGGCGGCTACGAGGCGCTGCGGCAGGCGATCGCCCAGGAGCCGGCCGCCATCGTGGACCAGGTCAAGGATTCGGGTCTGCGCGGCCGCGGGGGCGCGGGCTTTCCCTGCGGCCTCAAGTGGACCTTCCTGCCGAAGAACTACGAGGGACAGCGCTACCTCGCCGTCAACGCCGACGAATCGGAGCCGGGCACCTTCAAGGACCGGCTCATTCTCGACTACGACCCGCACATGCTCCTCGAAGGCATCGCCATCTCCTGCTACGCGTGCAGGATTCAGACCGCGTACATCTACATCCGCGGCGAGTACCACCACCAGGCCCACGTCCTCGAGAAGGCGATCGCCGAGGCGTACGACAACGGCATCTTTGGCGGTAAAGGGCTGCTGGGAGGCGCGAGCCCCTTCAAGGTGGACTGCTACCTGCACCGCGGCGCCGGCGCCTACATCTGCGGCGAGGAAACGGGACTGCTCGAATCGCTCGAAGGCAAGCGCGGCTGGCCGCGCATCAAGCCGCCGTTCCCCGCTGTCAAGGGCCTCTTTGGCAAGCCGACCATCATCAACAACGTGGAGACGCTCTGCTGCGTGCCCTTCATCGTCGAGCAGGGCGTCGGGTGGTTCAAGTCGCTCGGGTGCGAGTCTTCGATCAAGGGCCCGCCGAGTTACGGCACCAAACTCATGGGCGTCTCCGGCCACGTCAATCGGCCCGGCGTGTACGAGTGCGACCTCGGCATCCCCCTGCGCAAACTCGTCGATGACTACTGCGGCGGCATGCGCGGCGGCAAGAAGTACAAGGCGGCCATCGCCGGCGGCATCTCCATGGGCGTCCTCGGCACCGACCAGTTCGACGCCGAGATGGACTTCGACATCGGGCGTAAGTACGAAGTGCTCGGCCTGGGCACGGCGTGCCCGACGATCTTCGATGAAGACACGGACATGGTCATGGTCGCGCGGAACATCACGCGGTTCTTCAAGAACGAATCGTGCGGTCAGTGCACCCCTTGCCGCGAGGGCTCGGGCTGGATGTACAAACTCATGTGCCGCATTGAAGCCGGCGAAGCGAAAAGCAAAGACCTCGACCTGCTGCTCGAACTGGCCGGCTCGATGGGCGCGATGCCCGGCACGACCATCTGCGGCCTCGCCGACGGCAACAACTGGGCCGTCCGCACCATTGTCAACAAGTTCCGCAGCGAGTTCGAGGCGCGCGTGAAGCCGTCGTTCGTGCCCGTGACCGTCGGAGTGGGTTGA